A stretch of DNA from Pseudoalteromonas ruthenica:
TGCTCAGGCATAAATGGCAAGGTGAGACGCTTTGAAGCAAACTGAATACTAATGGTTGCGACCTGAGCTTTGGCCATTAATGTTGTTTGCACCACGCTGACCTGCTGCGCTTTAAAGAGCTCACATACCGTGAGCACACTGCCAATTAGGCCACTGCGATGGATTAAAAACTCCTGCCCTTGATGACTGACTAACTGCCAGCCAAGACGCTTGTATATACAATAATGGTAAAGCGCTAAAGGCAGTATTAACAGCGTCAACGCAATGAACGCCCAATGCATAAAAGCCGCCAATGAACAACTCACTGTAGCTAATGGCAATGCGGCCAATAAACCGACGCGATGCCAAAAGTAACGCCGAGATACCGGCTGCAAATCACTGTCATAATTAGCAAACCAAGGAAACATCGTTGCCATCATCTGGGTCATCTGCGCATGCGTTAACACCGGCAATAACAGCGATTGCTTATCCTGCTGATGTTTCGGGCCGAAGGTAGCCACTTGCGCAAAACTCAGGGTATAACGGCGCAATAATACCGCGACCCAGTTTTGCTTAATGGTCGCGCTTTGCACCTTGGTAAAATGCATACTGAGTTGCTGGCGCTCTAACAACCCAGCAACTCGACGAAAACGGGCCTGCTCGATAAAAAGTTCAAAATTATAAAACCGTAATATCGCCATGATCACTGAACCACCGACCGTAAGTATCACTGCGGCGATTAGCAAAGTGATCAAGGTTAACTCTTCAGCGTATGCAGCCAAAAGGTCGTGAGCATTGAAAAAGGCATCTAAATTAGCGATCACCAGTTGCTCAAATAGTCCATCGACCATATTCACAATAGGCATGAGAGCCGCTAGCGCCAGCAATGCCATATTCGACATTAACCCATATTTGGCCACTTCATGGTTCGGCAAGGCTAAATCAGACGAGGTTGCTACTTGAGCCTCTTGCTCTGTATCAGCCTCCTCTTCATCACTGCGCTGCTTCGACGCTAAAATAAAGCGACGTAGTTGCTGCGCATGGGCATTACTCAAAGCGGGTAAGACTATCTCTTTGTCACTGCTACCAGCGGCGTCAAACTGGCAGTTTGTTCTTCCCAGAGGAGCAAAGTAAAAAGGCGTGGCAAGGTTAATATTTTGCACCCGTGCAAAACGTAACGCCAGACGCTCTTTAGTAAACACACCTTTATGAAGCAACACTTGAGCATCGCCTTGCACCCGAAAACGAAATGTTGCGTAATAAGCACAGCCATACGCAACTAATGCCAGCAGCGCGATTCCCCCACCCCATGTTGCCCAAAATATCTTACGTTCAACATTTACAACAAAGAGCACCAAGACCGGCAACATATTTAAGAAGCCATCAGCGATAAGTCGGTAACCGGTATTCACAATGAAATAAAGAATCGCCCATGGGCTCAAGCGCTGCCAATGCTGCGCTGGTTCAGCCGTATTACTGCTATTATTGCTCATCGTTGTGGTACTGCTGTATAACGTCGCGCAGGGCTTGGTTTTGTTGATGATGCAGCCCACTCATGGTTAGGTCGGCAGCAAAACCACCGGCACTAAATAACTGCAAGGTACTTACAGACCAGAGTCGCTCAAGTGGCCCATGATGAATTTCACTGTGCTGAATACGAGCAAAAGGAAGTAGGGTGGTTGTTCGCCAAATAACCCCCCGTTGATACATCACATCATGCTCGCGAATCGCATAACCGCTATGGCGATAAGTAAGGTACTGCCAGAGTATGTGTAGACATGCATAAGCTGGGAGAACGTAGGGCAACCAGGGGCGCAAAGCGGCAAAATCAAGCGGTCGCAAATAGGCAACAGCGGCTGTAGCAACGAGCAACCCCACTAACCACAACAAGGCCCGTGTTAGGCGATAACCTAACGCCGCTCCCGGCAAAGGTTGTAATTGCACGGTTTGGTGCTGTGGCAGGTGCTCAATCTGCTCATTACTAAATGACGAGCCCATAGACCGTTACTAGCCCCAGCGAATAATGGTTGCTAGTGTATGGCTTTGCTGCGCCGCAAGTTCAACTTTATCGTCAAGCACATTTGCGGCCTCTAAACACAGCATTTTGTGGTATTCGTCGTCCGCAAAGTTCGATAACCGCTGAGACTTATCTACCCAGGGGTTCCATAAAACACACGAACGCGAGTTTTCCCGGGCAACCTCAATGGTGCCGTCAGGGGTGCGAATACGCTGCAATGGCTGTGCATCACTGTAAACCATATCGGTTTCACGGCCAAAGTGAACCACTTCTTGTTGCTCAAAGGGCCCTTCACCAAACTCGATGTACTGTGCCCCCTGCAAGCCGTCTACGGATGTTTGCGTAATATCTGGGGTCGGTAAGTAGCTATGCAGTGCTTGTGTTAGTTGCACTGGGCTGTCACCTAAGTTGGTGTTAGTCAACCGTACCTCAAGCTGTTTATCGCTCAGTACATATTCAACCTCTAACTTGGTGTTGTGAGGCCAGTAGGTTTTATCCACCTGCGCCATCGGCAAAGACAAGCTGATGCGAATGGCGTCTTGTTCTTCTTTTACTTCTTCTGCACGCCATAACGATACTCGAGCCACACCATGAATGGGCCATTCGGGATTTTGATGCACTCCAAACCAAGGCCAACAGATGGGGATCCCGCCACGAATACTTTTGCCCTCTTGGTAATCCTCCTCGCTCGATACCCAAATAAGTGGTTTTTGGTTAGCTGGAGTGTATTCGGTCAGTTGTGCGCCTTGAAGAAAAATACGGGCTTGGCACAAGGGTGAATTAACCTGTAAGTATTCTAAACCCGACTCACATCGAGCGATAGTAACACTAGGTGAAAGCTGCATACTTCGTTCCTTCTTAAAAAAGCCAATGCAGCTTCACCATACCCAAATAATCATAATTAAGTAAATATATCGCGAAAATAATTCATCTCGCGGTCATGTTTTTACTTTGCATTTAGGTTTTAAAGCGCCCAACTAGAGCGGCCAATTGTTTCGCAAGCGCATCTAAACGCTGGCCACTGCTGTCTGTTTTAGTCGCCACCTCACTGACTTCATCAGCGGCGGTTTTAATCTCTACGACATTACGATTAATATCTTCCGCCACGTGCTGCTGTTCCTCTGCAGCCGTCGCTATCTGCGTATTGAGATCACTAATATCCATCACTGAGCGATTAATTTCCACAAACTGCTGTTGCGCCGCATTGGTTTGTTCAACAGTTTGGGTGCTGCGAGCCAAGCTTTGATTCATCTCCCCCGCAACCCTTTCGCTCATCGCTCTGAGCTTATCCAGTTGCGTGGCGATTTCTTCTGTCGATTGTGAGGTTCGTTGTGACAGCGCTCGCACCTCATCAGCAACTACCGAAAAGCCACGTCCATGCTCACCGGCACGGGCCGCCTCAATTGCGGCATTGAGTGCTAATAAGTTAGTTTGCTCAGCAATGGCACGAATAACATCCAAAATGGAGGTAATACTTTCGCTCTCTTGTGCGAGCTGGGTAATGTCACTCGCCGCCGAGGTAATCGCCTGCGACAACTCAGTGACACTGGCCACAGCTTCGGTAATGACTTCTTGCCCTTGCTCGGAGGCATCGCGTGTTTGCTGAGCTAAATCGGCAGCATTGGCACAACTTTGCGCCACTTCATTTGCGGTTGCCGCCATTTCGTTAATGGCCGTGGCAGCCATTGCAAGTGCCTGCTGCTGCTGATCAGTATAACCGTTTAAGCTACTCGAAAGTGACAATGAATGTGTTGCAGCCTCATTAACTTCTTTCGCGGTGTCATTTATTTGTGCCACCAACTTGGCAATAGAAGTTAAGAACACATTGAAGTTCGCTGCCAAAGCACCCGTCTCATCTTTCGAGCTTACTTGCAGCCGCTGGGTAAGATCGCCATCCCCTTCGGAGATATCCTCTAAGCCTTTGCTAACAGTAATAATTGGGCCGCTGATAAGCCCCGCTATGGTATTACCTAACAACGCAAATATCCCAGCAAGTACCAAGCAAACGATTATAATCGTCCACGTCATGGCGTTAGCCGCCGCCATCACCTCGCTTTGCGGTACTAAACCAATGAACTTCCAACCTAGCTGTGGCGAGGTATAGAGGTGGGCATAGTAGTCCTCACCGGCCAACGTCACCTCAAAGTCGCCATTACGGCTTTGCGCCAATTCGCTAAAAGCGCCGTTGCTGACTTGGGAGAATTGTTTAAAATTATGCTCTGGATCCTTAGGGTTAACTAATACCGTACCGCTATTTTCTACCAGCATGAGGTAACCCGACTCACCCAAAGTGATTTTTTTAACCATATCGGTGAGTGCCTTTAACGACACATCCATCCCCTGCACACCCACGACTTGCCCGCCTTCTTTCACCGCTTTTACGGTGGACACGATCACCGTATCATCAGCAGCCCAATAATAAGCATTGGTGCGCACCGTCTCGCCATTTGCATCTGCACCATGTTCATACCACGGACGTTGGGTCGGGTCGTAGCGAGGGCCAACTGCTGATTGTGGCCACTGAATATAGCCGCCCTCTTGGTTGCCCATATACACATAGGCAAGGCCTGGATGGGTTTCGCCAAAATGGCTAAACAACGTAAACGCCTGCCGCTCAATTTGAGAGCCAGCTAGCGCATCGAGTTCGCTGCTGGTGTCACTGTTTTTATACAGAGTGACATCCGTGGTTGCTGCCAACACTTTGGGATGTGAGGCGAGAAAGTCCACATCTTTCACAACCTCGGCAAAAAACGAACTGAGGCCTCTATCAATCTGGATGACTTCGCGATTAGTTAAGTCTTGAAAGTTACTCAGCGCTTGGTCACGCGCTTGATTAATAACAATAACAGCAATGATACCCAGAGGTAGAATAATTGCACTGACAAAGGCCAGTAATAACTTGCT
This window harbors:
- a CDS encoding PH domain-containing protein; protein product: MSNNSSNTAEPAQHWQRLSPWAILYFIVNTGYRLIADGFLNMLPVLVLFVVNVERKIFWATWGGGIALLALVAYGCAYYATFRFRVQGDAQVLLHKGVFTKERLALRFARVQNINLATPFYFAPLGRTNCQFDAAGSSDKEIVLPALSNAHAQQLRRFILASKQRSDEEEADTEQEAQVATSSDLALPNHEVAKYGLMSNMALLALAALMPIVNMVDGLFEQLVIANLDAFFNAHDLLAAYAEELTLITLLIAAVILTVGGSVIMAILRFYNFELFIEQARFRRVAGLLERQQLSMHFTKVQSATIKQNWVAVLLRRYTLSFAQVATFGPKHQQDKQSLLLPVLTHAQMTQMMATMFPWFANYDSDLQPVSRRYFWHRVGLLAALPLATVSCSLAAFMHWAFIALTLLILPLALYHYCIYKRLGWQLVSHQGQEFLIHRSGLIGSVLTVCELFKAQQVSVVQTTLMAKAQVATISIQFASKRLTLPFMPEQQARMLADRLLFHIETDQRAWF
- a CDS encoding PH domain-containing protein, which gives rise to MGSSFSNEQIEHLPQHQTVQLQPLPGAALGYRLTRALLWLVGLLVATAAVAYLRPLDFAALRPWLPYVLPAYACLHILWQYLTYRHSGYAIREHDVMYQRGVIWRTTTLLPFARIQHSEIHHGPLERLWSVSTLQLFSAGGFAADLTMSGLHHQQNQALRDVIQQYHNDEQ
- a CDS encoding D-hexose-6-phosphate mutarotase, yielding MQLSPSVTIARCESGLEYLQVNSPLCQARIFLQGAQLTEYTPANQKPLIWVSSEEDYQEGKSIRGGIPICWPWFGVHQNPEWPIHGVARVSLWRAEEVKEEQDAIRISLSLPMAQVDKTYWPHNTKLEVEYVLSDKQLEVRLTNTNLGDSPVQLTQALHSYLPTPDITQTSVDGLQGAQYIEFGEGPFEQQEVVHFGRETDMVYSDAQPLQRIRTPDGTIEVARENSRSCVLWNPWVDKSQRLSNFADDEYHKMLCLEAANVLDDKVELAAQQSHTLATIIRWG
- a CDS encoding methyl-accepting chemotaxis protein translates to MSIRSKLLLAFVSAIILPLGIIAVIVINQARDQALSNFQDLTNREVIQIDRGLSSFFAEVVKDVDFLASHPKVLAATTDVTLYKNSDTSSELDALAGSQIERQAFTLFSHFGETHPGLAYVYMGNQEGGYIQWPQSAVGPRYDPTQRPWYEHGADANGETVRTNAYYWAADDTVIVSTVKAVKEGGQVVGVQGMDVSLKALTDMVKKITLGESGYLMLVENSGTVLVNPKDPEHNFKQFSQVSNGAFSELAQSRNGDFEVTLAGEDYYAHLYTSPQLGWKFIGLVPQSEVMAAANAMTWTIIIVCLVLAGIFALLGNTIAGLISGPIITVSKGLEDISEGDGDLTQRLQVSSKDETGALAANFNVFLTSIAKLVAQINDTAKEVNEAATHSLSLSSSLNGYTDQQQQALAMAATAINEMAATANEVAQSCANAADLAQQTRDASEQGQEVITEAVASVTELSQAITSAASDITQLAQESESITSILDVIRAIAEQTNLLALNAAIEAARAGEHGRGFSVVADEVRALSQRTSQSTEEIATQLDKLRAMSERVAGEMNQSLARSTQTVEQTNAAQQQFVEINRSVMDISDLNTQIATAAEEQQHVAEDINRNVVEIKTAADEVSEVATKTDSSGQRLDALAKQLAALVGRFKT